In Methanothermus fervidus DSM 2088, a single genomic region encodes these proteins:
- a CDS encoding molybdopterin-guanine dinucleotide biosynthesis protein B (COGs: COG1763 Molybdopterin-guanine dinucleotide biosynthesis protein~InterPro IPR004435: IPR007202~KEGG: tpd:Teth39_0854 molybdopterin-guanine dinucleotide biosynthesis protein B~PFAM: molybdopterin-guanine dinucleotide biosynthesis MobB region; Fe-S cluster domain protein~SPTR: B0K8P7 Molybdopterin-guanine dinucleotide biosynthesis protein B~TIGRFAM: molybdopterin-guanine dinucleotide biosynthesis protein B~PFAM: Molybdopterin guanine dinucleotide synthesis protein B; Putative Fe-S cluster~TIGRFAM: molybdopterin-guanine dinucleotide biosynthesis protein MobB): MKIISVIGKKDTGKTTLVRKIIEGLRSRGYKVAGLKHAHVYFDFRDKDTGKYRESGAEIVAGLGKETFILLDKELKPEYLIYLISFIQNPDFLVIEGFKTWKFANISTSPEVKNKFTIATVDENFEIEELLDLIEERSYGLLLNLNCGKCGFDTCEEFAIAKIKGEDVECKSQPKDAMLIVDDVPVPLNPFVQKIIASTITGMIKSLKMEKSKINNIKLFIKNLE, encoded by the coding sequence ATGAAGATAATATCAGTAATAGGTAAGAAAGATACTGGTAAAACAACGTTGGTAAGAAAAATAATTGAAGGGCTAAGGAGTAGAGGTTATAAAGTTGCAGGATTAAAACATGCGCATGTGTATTTTGATTTTCGTGATAAAGACACTGGCAAATATAGAGAAAGTGGTGCTGAAATTGTAGCTGGGTTAGGTAAGGAAACATTTATATTATTGGATAAAGAATTAAAGCCAGAATATTTAATATATTTGATTTCATTTATTCAAAATCCAGATTTTTTGGTTATTGAGGGTTTTAAGACATGGAAATTTGCAAATATTTCCACATCTCCGGAAGTTAAGAATAAATTTACAATAGCTACTGTTGATGAAAATTTTGAAATTGAAGAACTGTTGGATTTAATAGAGGAAAGAAGTTATGGATTGTTGCTTAACTTAAATTGTGGTAAGTGTGGATTTGACACATGTGAGGAGTTTGCTATTGCAAAAATTAAAGGTGAGGATGTAGAATGTAAAAGTCAGCCAAAAGATGCTATGTTAATTGTAGATGATGTTCCAGTTCCTTTAAATCCATTTGTACAGAAAATTATCGCCAGTACGATTACAGGGATGATAAAAAGTCTTAAAATGGAAAAAAGCAAAATAAACAATATAAAGCTTTTTATAAAAAATTTAGAATAA
- a CDS encoding aspartate carbamoyltransferase, regulatory subunit (COGs: COG1781 Aspartate carbamoyltransferase regulatory subunit~InterPro IPR020545: IPR020542: IPR002801~KEGG: mth:MTH850 aspartate carbamoyltransferase regulatory subunit~PFAM: Aspartate carbamoyltransferase regulatory subunit-like~SPTR: O26938 Aspartate carbamoyltransferase regulatory chain~TIGRFAM: aspartate carbamoyltransferase, regulatory subunit~PFAM: Aspartate carbamoyltransferase regulatory chain, metal binding domain; Aspartate carbamoyltransferase regulatory chain, allosteric domain~TIGRFAM: aspartate carbamoyltransferase, regulatory subunit), whose amino-acid sequence MRKIRELKVKPIKNGTVIDHIPAGRALQVLKILKIPEGKNKVTIGINMESSRMGIKDIVKIENRELHSEEVDQIALIAPKATINIIRDYEVVKKEKVQLRDEIEGLIKCPNPNCISNADEPIKTKFYVVDKEPVTLRCYYCERLIKEEEIKFLF is encoded by the coding sequence ATGAGAAAAATCAGGGAATTAAAAGTAAAACCAATAAAGAATGGCACTGTAATTGATCACATACCGGCCGGTAGAGCATTACAAGTACTTAAAATACTTAAAATACCAGAAGGTAAAAACAAAGTAACCATTGGAATAAACATGGAATCATCTCGGATGGGAATAAAAGACATTGTAAAAATTGAAAATCGCGAATTACATTCTGAAGAAGTTGATCAAATAGCATTGATAGCTCCAAAAGCAACGATAAATATTATAAGAGATTATGAAGTTGTTAAAAAAGAAAAAGTGCAATTGAGGGATGAAATAGAAGGTCTAATTAAATGTCCAAACCCAAATTGTATATCAAATGCTGATGAACCAATAAAAACAAAATTTTACGTTGTTGACAAAGAACCAGTAACTCTTAGATGTTATTATTGTGAAAGATTAATAAAAGAAGAAGAAATAAAATTTTTATTCTAA
- a CDS encoding SecD/SecF/SecDF export membrane protein (COGs: COG0342 Preprotein translocase subunit SecD~InterPro IPR003335: IPR000897~KEGG: mth:MTH849 preprotein translocase subunit SecD~PFAM: SecD/SecF/SecDF export membrane protein~SPTR: O26937 Uncharacterized membrane protein MTH_849~PFAM: Protein export membrane protein; SecD/SecF GG Motif~TIGRFAM: protein-export membrane protein SecD) — MNFTKFIKEPRVLLLIILTILSIISITVLGIQQGLDLKGGSLVQLQLEKPVDKDTMNTVVSILDKRLNVFGIKDVKVRPSGNQYVLVEIAGVQPEKVTKIIGTPGKFEAKIGNEVVFTGADIVSVQPPIVTGNKWQVPFRLSPDAAKRFADIAKGKAGQPVKMYLDDRLITSPEISPDVAAGKPVTEVEVSGYAPNKEYAEAEAKEVETILKAGTLPVKVKIVGIDNISPELGKEFSKGAVIAGALAIIAVSIFITIRYRNIKLALPIILTSLSEVILVLGVASVIRWNIDLPAIAGILAVIGTGVDDQIIITDEVIGKLGAKSVYGLRHRIRNAFFIIFASAGTFIAAMFPLAYVGLTRGYTGVGVLSGFAFTTVIGVLIGVFITRPVFAKYIEYAFLKK, encoded by the coding sequence ATGAATTTTACAAAATTTATTAAAGAACCAAGAGTTTTACTTTTGATAATCCTCACAATATTAAGTATAATTTCTATTACAGTCCTGGGAATCCAACAGGGATTAGATCTCAAAGGTGGATCTCTTGTACAATTACAACTAGAGAAGCCTGTAGATAAGGACACTATGAACACTGTTGTTTCAATACTTGATAAAAGGTTGAATGTTTTTGGTATTAAGGATGTTAAGGTTCGGCCAAGTGGGAATCAATATGTACTTGTAGAAATTGCAGGTGTTCAACCTGAAAAAGTTACTAAGATAATTGGAACCCCTGGAAAATTTGAAGCTAAGATAGGAAATGAAGTTGTTTTCACTGGTGCAGACATTGTAAGTGTACAGCCACCTATTGTAACAGGTAATAAATGGCAAGTACCATTCAGGTTGTCACCAGATGCTGCCAAAAGATTTGCAGATATTGCCAAAGGTAAAGCAGGACAACCAGTTAAGATGTATTTAGATGATAGATTAATTACATCTCCAGAAATATCTCCTGATGTGGCTGCTGGAAAACCTGTTACAGAGGTTGAAGTTAGTGGATATGCTCCAAATAAAGAATATGCCGAAGCTGAAGCTAAAGAAGTTGAAACAATATTGAAGGCAGGTACACTACCTGTAAAAGTAAAAATAGTAGGTATAGATAATATATCACCCGAACTTGGTAAAGAATTTTCAAAAGGCGCTGTAATAGCTGGAGCATTGGCAATAATAGCGGTTTCAATTTTCATAACTATAAGGTATAGGAACATTAAATTAGCACTTCCAATAATTTTAACCTCATTATCAGAAGTCATATTAGTTCTTGGAGTAGCTTCTGTGATAAGATGGAATATAGATTTACCAGCAATTGCCGGTATCCTTGCTGTAATAGGTACTGGGGTGGATGATCAAATAATAATTACAGATGAAGTTATTGGAAAATTAGGAGCAAAATCAGTGTATGGATTGAGACATAGGATTAGAAATGCATTTTTCATAATATTTGCTTCAGCTGGAACTTTTATAGCTGCAATGTTTCCACTAGCATATGTAGGACTTACTAGAGGATATACTGGTGTGGGAGTGCTGAGCGGATTTGCATTCACAACAGTCATAGGAGTGTTAATAGGAGTATTTATAACTAGACCTGTATTTGCAAAATATATAGAGTATGCATTTCTCAAAAAATAG
- a CDS encoding SecD/SecF/SecDF export membrane protein (COGs: COG0341 Preprotein translocase subunit SecF~InterPro IPR003335~KEGG: mth:MTH848 preprotein translocase subunit SecF~PFAM: SecD/SecF/SecDF export membrane protein~SPTR: O26936 Protein-export membrane protein, SecF~PFAM: Protein export membrane protein), which translates to MFKKLMKSYKLLILIPVTITLLSIFIIAVNGIEKGIDIKGGSMVELKLEKPMNELELKSLFIKSLNTSDVTVLFTSPTKVTVEVGKEIDVGKLSEDLKGKATIIGCRSVGPVLSKEALAQIYWALAFAFLFMSIAVFIAFRDVVPSIAVILAAVCDIIVALGGMSILRIPLSVASVGAILMLIGYSVDTDILLTTRVLKRKRGSITSRAINAMKTGITMSITAIVSMACLYIVTMVIMPQAKTLSNIAAVLIIGIFADILCTWFMNLGIIRWYLEAKR; encoded by the coding sequence ATGTTTAAAAAATTAATGAAATCTTACAAACTCCTAATATTAATCCCTGTTACAATTACATTACTTTCAATTTTTATTATTGCTGTAAATGGGATTGAGAAAGGCATAGATATTAAAGGAGGATCAATGGTTGAATTAAAATTAGAGAAACCTATGAATGAGTTGGAATTGAAATCACTATTTATTAAGAGTCTTAACACTTCAGATGTGACTGTATTGTTTACATCTCCAACAAAGGTTACAGTAGAAGTTGGAAAAGAAATAGATGTTGGAAAATTGTCAGAAGATTTGAAAGGAAAAGCTACAATTATAGGATGTAGATCAGTAGGACCAGTACTTAGTAAAGAAGCATTGGCTCAAATATATTGGGCATTGGCTTTTGCATTTCTATTTATGTCTATAGCTGTATTTATAGCGTTTAGAGATGTGGTCCCATCCATAGCAGTTATTTTAGCTGCAGTTTGTGACATTATAGTAGCACTGGGTGGGATGTCAATACTTAGAATCCCACTTTCTGTTGCCTCTGTAGGTGCAATTTTGATGTTAATTGGTTATAGTGTAGATACAGATATTCTTTTAACTACAAGAGTTTTAAAAAGAAAAAGAGGTAGTATTACATCAAGAGCTATAAATGCAATGAAGACTGGTATTACTATGTCCATAACTGCAATAGTTTCTATGGCATGCCTCTACATAGTGACTATGGTCATAATGCCACAGGCTAAAACACTTAGCAATATAGCCGCTGTTTTAATTATTGGAATTTTCGCTGACATCCTTTGTACTTGGTTTATGAATCTTGGAATAATTAGATGGTATTTGGAGGCCAAAAGATGA
- a CDS encoding flavodoxin/nitric oxide synthase (InterPro IPR008254: IPR001226~KEGG: mth:MTH847 hypothetical protein~PFAM: flavodoxin/nitric oxide synthase~SPTR: O26935 Putative uncharacterized protein~PFAM: Flavodoxin): MKINPIVIYYSRTGNTEVVAKTIAKETKAELVKIEDLKNRRGFFGIFLAIVDALLKKKTDITPRSIDLKKYDVIYIGSPVWARNPAPAILTFIDNSDFSNKNVVIFVTMAAHGGDNAIKTMKEKIYSKNGKVIGAFSIKTRDKNKEEIKEETIKKLGEINV; encoded by the coding sequence ATGAAAATAAATCCTATAGTTATATATTATTCAAGAACTGGAAATACTGAAGTTGTGGCAAAAACAATAGCTAAAGAAACTAAAGCTGAACTTGTTAAAATTGAGGATCTTAAAAATAGGCGAGGATTCTTTGGAATTTTTTTAGCTATAGTAGATGCACTACTAAAGAAAAAAACAGATATAACCCCAAGATCTATAGATTTAAAGAAGTATGATGTAATATATATTGGTTCTCCAGTGTGGGCAAGAAATCCTGCGCCTGCTATTTTAACATTTATCGATAATTCTGATTTTTCAAACAAAAATGTTGTAATTTTTGTCACTATGGCAGCTCATGGCGGTGACAATGCAATCAAAACAATGAAAGAGAAAATATATTCAAAAAATGGGAAAGTTATTGGAGCATTTAGTATAAAAACTAGAGATAAAAATAAAGAAGAGATTAAGGAAGAAACAATAAAAAAATTGGGTGAAATTAATGTTTAA
- a CDS encoding N-acetyl-gamma-glutamyl-phosphate reductase (COGs: COG0002 Acetylglutamate semialdehyde dehydrogenase~InterPro IPR016040: IPR000534: IPR012280: IPR000706~KEGG: mth:MTH846 N-acetyl-gamma-glutamyl-phosphate reductase~PFAM: Semialdehyde dehydrogenase NAD - binding; Semialdehyde dehydrogenase dimerisation region~PRIAM: N-acetyl-gamma-glutamyl-phosphate reductase~SPTR: O26934 N-acetyl-gamma-glutamyl-phosphate reductase~TIGRFAM: N-acetyl-gamma-glutamyl-phosphate reductase~PFAM: Semialdehyde dehydrogenase, dimerisation domain; Semialdehyde dehydrogenase, NAD binding domain~TIGRFAM: N-acetyl-gamma-glutamyl-phosphate reductase, common form): protein MAEVAIVGASGYTGGELLRFLIKHPNIEIVAAASRKHDGVPIHKIHPHLQNTGLKFKNIDPEDIDADLVFTATPHGASMKIVPKILERGIRVIDLSGDYRFDNVEVYEKWYGIKHEHPLDAVYGLPELYRDEIKKADLVANPGCFPTGAILACLPLVHKNLTKMIVIDSKTGVSGAGINPSHMTHFPECSDNIIPYQITTHRHTPEIEQELKKISDVQVSFTPHLIPIIRGILTTVHAFLEENIDVEKIEKIYKEYYSNEPFVIVIDETPEPSAVRGSNYCHIGGFGIDKNNRLVVISVIDNLVKGASGQAIQNMNLMLGFDETEGLDNLGLHP from the coding sequence ATGGCTGAAGTAGCTATTGTTGGTGCTAGTGGATACACTGGTGGCGAATTACTTAGATTTCTTATAAAACATCCTAATATCGAAATAGTTGCTGCTGCATCAAGAAAGCATGATGGAGTTCCTATCCACAAAATCCATCCACACTTACAAAACACAGGATTAAAATTTAAAAACATTGATCCTGAAGATATTGACGCTGACTTAGTTTTCACTGCAACTCCTCATGGTGCATCAATGAAAATTGTTCCCAAGATATTAGAGAGAGGAATAAGGGTAATAGATCTAAGTGGAGATTATAGGTTTGACAATGTTGAAGTATATGAAAAATGGTATGGTATAAAACATGAACACCCTCTGGACGCTGTCTATGGATTACCTGAATTATATAGAGATGAAATAAAAAAGGCAGATTTGGTTGCTAATCCAGGATGTTTTCCTACTGGAGCTATACTTGCATGTTTGCCTTTAGTCCATAAAAATTTAACCAAAATGATAGTTATAGATTCTAAAACAGGTGTAAGCGGCGCAGGTATTAATCCAAGCCATATGACACATTTTCCAGAGTGCAGTGATAATATAATTCCATATCAAATTACAACACATAGACATACACCTGAAATAGAACAAGAATTGAAGAAAATTTCAGATGTACAAGTATCTTTTACACCACATCTTATACCTATCATACGTGGAATATTAACTACCGTACATGCTTTTTTAGAAGAAAATATTGATGTTGAAAAAATTGAAAAAATTTATAAGGAATATTATTCCAATGAACCATTTGTGATAGTTATAGACGAGACTCCCGAACCTAGTGCAGTAAGAGGATCAAATTATTGTCATATTGGTGGCTTTGGTATAGATAAAAATAATAGATTAGTAGTAATTTCTGTAATAGATAATCTTGTTAAAGGTGCCTCAGGTCAGGCGATACAAAATATGAATCTAATGCTAGGATTTGATGAGACTGAAGGTCTTGACAATCTTGGTTTACATCCATAA
- a CDS encoding FMN adenylyltransferase (COGs: COG0615 Cytidylyltransferase~InterPro IPR014729: IPR004820: IPR004821~KEGG: mth:MTH844 glycerol-3-phosphate cytidylyltransferase~PFAM: cytidylyltransferase~SPTR: O26932 Autotrophic growth protein~TIGRFAM: cytidyltransferase-related domain protein~PFAM: Cytidylyltransferase~TIGRFAM: cytidyltransferase-related domain) encodes MATGTFDIIHPGHGFYLKKAKELGGKNSKLVVIVARDSTVRARKRKPVINEKQRLEVVKMLKPVDEAYLGCEGDIFKTVEKIKPDIIALGPDQDFDEKELQKELKKRNIDCKVVRIKEYKKSPLDSTCKIIKKIKQMKFDDIEKC; translated from the coding sequence ATGGCCACAGGCACTTTTGATATAATACATCCAGGGCATGGTTTTTATTTAAAAAAAGCAAAAGAATTAGGTGGTAAAAATTCAAAACTTGTGGTTATAGTTGCAAGAGATTCAACAGTTAGAGCAAGAAAAAGAAAACCTGTAATAAATGAAAAACAAAGATTAGAAGTTGTTAAAATGTTAAAACCTGTAGATGAAGCATATTTAGGATGTGAAGGTGATATTTTCAAAACCGTAGAAAAAATAAAACCTGATATAATTGCTTTGGGCCCTGATCAAGATTTTGATGAAAAAGAACTCCAAAAAGAATTAAAAAAAAGGAATATTGATTGTAAAGTTGTTAGAATTAAAGAATATAAGAAGTCACCACTTGATAGCACTTGTAAAATTATTAAAAAGATTAAACAGATGAAATTCGATGATATTGAAAAATGTTAG
- a CDS encoding 1-(5-phosphoribosyl)-5-((5-phosphoribosylamino)methylideneamino) imidazole-4-carboxamide isomerase (COGs: COG0106 Phosphoribosylformimino-5-aminoimidazole carboxamide ribonucleotide (ProFAR) isomerase~InterPro IPR011060: IPR013785: IPR006062: IPR006063~KEGG: mst:Msp_0389 1-(5-phosphoribosyl)-5-[(5- phosphoribosylamino)methylideneamino] imidazole-4-carboxamide isomerase~PFAM: histidine biosynthesis protein~PRIAM:1-(5-phosphoribosyl)-5-((5-phosphoribosylamin o)methylideneamino)imidazole-4-carboxamideisomerase~SPTR: Q2NHB3 1-(5-phosphoribosyl)-5-[(5- phosphoribosylamino)methylideneamino] imidazole-4-carboxamide isomerase~TIGRFAM: phosphoribosylformimino-5-aminoimidazole carboxamide ribotide isomerase~PFAM: Histidine biosynthesis protein~TIGRFAM: phosphoribosylformimino-5-aminoimidazole carboxamide ribotide isomerase), whose translation MIIIPAIDIKEGKCVQLVQGKPGSEQVVIDDPVYVSKMWEKKGAKLLHIVDLDGAFGTGNNLKIVKKILNTVSIPIQFGGGIRTKKYAEKLLNLGIKRIILGTIAIKKPKIVEKLVNIYGSERIMVALDSKSSKVVVEGWTKTTTKNPIELAKLFQKIGVGSILYTNVDVEGLMSGIETKIVKKLVKSVNIPIVYSGGVSSIEDIKKLKNIGVYGVVIGSALYKGKINLKEVLEYEK comes from the coding sequence ATGATAATAATCCCTGCAATAGATATTAAAGAAGGAAAGTGTGTACAGTTGGTACAAGGGAAACCTGGAAGTGAACAAGTGGTAATAGACGATCCGGTGTATGTATCTAAAATGTGGGAAAAGAAAGGTGCAAAATTGTTACATATTGTAGATTTAGATGGAGCATTTGGAACTGGAAATAATTTAAAAATTGTGAAAAAAATATTGAACACAGTTTCCATTCCAATTCAATTTGGTGGTGGTATTAGAACAAAAAAATATGCCGAAAAATTATTGAATTTGGGAATAAAAAGAATAATATTAGGAACTATAGCCATTAAAAAACCTAAAATTGTGGAAAAACTTGTAAATATTTATGGTAGTGAAAGAATAATGGTGGCTCTAGACAGTAAAAGCTCTAAAGTCGTTGTTGAAGGTTGGACCAAAACCACAACCAAAAATCCAATAGAACTTGCCAAATTATTCCAAAAAATAGGTGTTGGAAGTATACTATATACAAATGTAGATGTAGAAGGTTTGATGAGTGGTATAGAAACAAAAATCGTTAAAAAATTGGTTAAATCTGTAAATATTCCAATAGTATATTCAGGAGGAGTTAGCTCAATAGAAGATATTAAAAAATTAAAAAATATTGGTGTTTATGGCGTTGTAATTGGTTCTGCACTATATAAAGGTAAAATAAACTTAAAGGAGGTTCTAGAATACGAAAAATAG
- a CDS encoding oxidoreductase FAD/NAD(P)-binding domain protein (COGs: COG0543 2-polyprenylphenol hydroxylase and related flavodoxin oxidoreductase~InterPro IPR012165: IPR017927: IPR017938: IPR008333: IPR 001433: IPR019480~KEGG: mth:MTH1212 dihydroorotate dehydrogenase electron transfer subunit~PFAM: oxidoreductase FAD/NAD(P)-binding domain protein; Oxidoreductase FAD-binding domain protein; Dihydroorotate dehydrogenase, electron transfer subunit, iron-sulphur cluster binding domain~SPTR: O27280 Probable dihydroorotate dehydrogenase electron transfer subunit~PFAM: Oxidoreductase FAD-binding domain; Iron-sulfur cluster binding domain of dihydroorotate dehydrogenase B; Oxidoreductase NAD-binding domain), translating into MHTPKVLKIDEVIRESKDVKTFIFKWNGKMPQPGQFMMVWNFKDEKPMSVSFIDHVERKIGISIKKVGEFTSEVHKLTPGDMLGLRGPYGRSFKIIGEKILAIGGGIGMAPIVPLIEEARKRDVKVDAVVAAKTKDELLFLKRIKKSGAKIFPCTEDGSYGFKGLVTEFISNKLNENQYDMAVVCGPELMMKKLFEILDIPTQFSLERYMKCGCGICGQCCVDKTGWRVCVEGPVFWDYELKMIEEFGVYKRNSKGIPKKF; encoded by the coding sequence ATGCATACACCTAAAGTATTGAAAATAGATGAAGTGATAAGGGAATCTAAAGACGTAAAAACCTTTATTTTTAAATGGAATGGAAAAATGCCACAACCTGGGCAGTTTATGATGGTATGGAATTTTAAAGATGAAAAACCTATGTCTGTTTCTTTCATAGACCATGTGGAGAGAAAAATAGGTATTTCAATAAAAAAAGTAGGAGAATTTACATCTGAAGTACATAAATTAACTCCAGGCGACATGCTTGGCTTGAGAGGACCATATGGCCGCAGTTTCAAAATAATCGGTGAAAAAATACTTGCAATCGGTGGCGGAATTGGAATGGCACCGATTGTACCTTTAATTGAAGAAGCAAGAAAAAGAGATGTCAAGGTAGATGCTGTTGTGGCTGCAAAAACTAAAGATGAATTATTATTTTTAAAAAGAATTAAAAAATCTGGTGCAAAAATATTTCCATGTACTGAAGATGGTAGTTATGGATTTAAAGGTTTAGTAACAGAATTTATTTCTAATAAACTCAATGAAAATCAATATGATATGGCTGTTGTATGTGGTCCTGAATTAATGATGAAAAAATTATTTGAAATATTAGATATTCCCACACAATTTTCATTGGAAAGATATATGAAGTGTGGCTGTGGAATTTGTGGCCAATGTTGTGTTGATAAAACTGGTTGGAGAGTATGTGTTGAAGGCCCTGTTTTTTGGGATTATGAGTTAAAAATGATAGAAGAATTTGGAGTCTACAAAAGAAATTCTAAAGGAATTCCAAAAAAATTTTGA